One region of Chryseobacterium sp. SORGH_AS_0447 genomic DNA includes:
- a CDS encoding Lrp/AsnC family transcriptional regulator produces MEQLDSKDMQLLRLLQNDAKLTVKELAKEVNLSASPVFERVKRLEQEGYIQKYAAILDAEKLNLGFTVYCQLKLKSNDSYLAMEFEREILEIEEVAECYSISGDFDFLLKVHVRDMKQYQNFVFNILGAVPSIGSSHSTFVMAQVKNTHGLMI; encoded by the coding sequence ATGGAACAACTGGATAGTAAGGATATGCAGCTGTTGAGACTGCTTCAAAATGATGCAAAATTAACGGTTAAAGAGCTGGCAAAGGAAGTTAATCTTTCGGCATCACCCGTTTTTGAAAGAGTAAAAAGGCTTGAACAGGAAGGGTATATTCAAAAGTACGCTGCTATCCTGGATGCAGAAAAGCTGAATCTTGGTTTTACAGTATATTGCCAGTTAAAATTAAAGAGCAATGACAGCTACCTGGCGATGGAATTTGAGCGTGAGATTCTGGAAATCGAAGAAGTGGCAGAATGTTACAGCATTTCCGGAGATTTCGATTTCCTTCTTAAAGTACATGTCCGTGATATGAAGCAGTACCAAAATTTTGTTTTCAATATTTTAGGAGCCGTTCCTTCAATCGGCAGCAGCCACAGCACTTTTGTGATGGCACAGGTGAAGAATACGCATGGATTAATGATTTAA
- a CDS encoding cytochrome-c peroxidase: protein MKNVLSWILVLFLVVSLLHNCLSNTVQKEINRKKAFLDHLRTLYSSGDVSQWPKPILDPESRPTFSEIGHLPEISFPENNPYSAEKELLGRTLFFDPRLSRSNQIACASCHDPELGWCDNRTFSFGHDRQLGSRNAMSILNVAYARSLFWDGRAKTLEEQSQMPIQDEKEMGEHIDIAAGKISRIKGYEVLFEKAFGDKTVSKDRISKALAAFERTVKSTPSKFDLFIDGKSDIYTNDELMGLHLFRTKAQCMNCHNSGYFSNHQFENIGTSLMGEKGEDLGRYLATKNPEDAGKFRVPGLREVSRTGPWFHNGSMKTLAEVIRFYSRGNPEHFQKRSTVHDGIILQSEKSGMVRMLELSDEEIYQLEAFLKTLSSEPENSRVPELPK from the coding sequence ATGAAGAATGTCTTAAGTTGGATTCTGGTTTTGTTTCTTGTTGTTTCACTACTGCATAACTGTTTAAGCAATACCGTACAAAAAGAGATCAACCGGAAAAAAGCTTTTCTGGACCACCTGAGAACACTATATTCTTCGGGGGATGTCTCGCAATGGCCGAAACCCATTCTTGATCCGGAATCAAGGCCTACATTTTCAGAGATCGGTCATCTTCCTGAAATTTCGTTTCCTGAAAATAATCCGTATTCGGCGGAAAAAGAACTGTTGGGAAGAACGCTCTTCTTTGATCCTAGGCTTTCCAGATCCAATCAAATTGCCTGTGCCTCATGCCATGACCCTGAACTGGGCTGGTGCGACAACAGGACATTTTCTTTCGGTCACGACCGGCAGCTCGGATCCCGCAACGCCATGAGCATTCTGAATGTAGCGTATGCCCGGTCTCTATTCTGGGACGGCCGTGCCAAAACACTGGAAGAGCAGTCGCAGATGCCGATCCAGGATGAAAAGGAAATGGGAGAGCATATTGATATTGCTGCCGGGAAAATTTCTAGAATAAAAGGATATGAAGTGTTATTTGAAAAGGCTTTCGGCGATAAAACCGTTTCAAAAGACAGGATTTCAAAAGCCCTTGCCGCTTTTGAAAGGACGGTAAAAAGTACGCCGAGTAAATTTGATCTTTTCATTGACGGCAAGTCGGATATTTATACAAATGACGAGCTGATGGGCCTCCATCTTTTCCGGACCAAAGCACAGTGTATGAACTGCCACAATTCGGGATATTTTTCCAATCATCAGTTTGAAAATATAGGAACGTCTTTAATGGGCGAAAAAGGAGAGGATCTGGGAAGGTATCTTGCGACAAAAAATCCGGAAGATGCAGGGAAATTCAGGGTGCCGGGCCTGCGCGAAGTATCCCGGACAGGGCCGTGGTTTCATAACGGATCGATGAAAACGCTGGCGGAAGTCATCCGTTTTTACAGCAGGGGAAATCCTGAGCACTTTCAGAAAAGATCAACAGTTCATGACGGTATTATCTTACAGTCAGAAAAATCGGGAATGGTAAGGATGCTGGAATTGTCGGATGAAGAAATTTACCAGCTGGAAGCCTTTTTAAAAACCCTGTCTTCAGAGCCTGAGAATAGTAGGGTTCCTGAACTGCCAAAATAA
- a CDS encoding TonB-dependent receptor, whose translation MQILSLKAATSAAAVCFSTMVFAQQNYSVSGTVKDKKNGELLIGVTVKVAEDPGISVISNDYGFYSLSLPKGTYHLMISNPGFKDFRQSITVDDNTKQDLLLDSGEEQDRTAEIDEVVISGIKKDKNLSSAQMGTETISIKNIEKLPVLFGERDVMKTIQLLPGIKSNGEGNSGFSVRGGATDQNLILLDEATVYNASHLLGFFSTFNSDALKDASIIKGNSPAQYGGRLSSVLDVKMKDGNNKAYNVNGGIGIISSRLSVEGPIQKEKSSFIISGRRTYADLFLKATDDFKDNKLYFYDLNLKANYQVNENNRLYLSGYFGRDVLGLGNTFASDWGNTTATLRWNSIISSKLFSNTSLIYSNYNYNFSVSSNNNTFGLSSQIEDWNLKQDFTWFAGNRHSVKFGLQSIYHTLTPSSASGTSVSSYPRNPRYSWENAVYINDDFKATEKLTINYGLRLSMFSVLGGDTYNLYENGIFMGAKFLAKGKFGKTYINAEPRITANYRLNEVSSIKGGYSRNTQNLHLLSNSGSGNPTDQWIGTSYTVKPEIADQVSVGYSRNFYNNNYELNAEVYYKSMQNQIDYKNGAQITFDTAADVESELLFGKGRAYGLELIAKKKSGKLTGWISYTLSKTERKIDGINDNRWYNARIDKTHDLAVVATYQLNPKWSFSGLFVYSTGNAVTFPTGKYELNGQSILQFSSRNADRMPAYHRMDLNATYEPGGNKRFKGSWSFGVYNIYGRENAYSIAFKDNPDNPGTYRAVQTSLFRWVPNITYNFKF comes from the coding sequence ATGCAGATATTATCCCTGAAAGCCGCTACTTCTGCAGCAGCCGTCTGTTTCAGCACGATGGTTTTTGCCCAGCAGAATTACTCGGTGAGCGGTACGGTAAAAGATAAAAAAAACGGTGAATTGCTCATCGGTGTTACGGTAAAAGTAGCTGAAGATCCGGGCATTTCCGTTATATCAAACGATTACGGCTTTTATTCGTTATCGCTGCCGAAAGGAACCTATCATCTTATGATTTCAAATCCCGGCTTTAAAGACTTCCGGCAAAGCATTACCGTGGATGACAATACGAAACAGGACCTGCTCTTGGATTCCGGAGAAGAACAAGACCGGACGGCAGAGATCGACGAAGTGGTTATTTCAGGTATTAAAAAAGACAAAAACCTGAGTTCTGCCCAGATGGGAACAGAAACGATCAGCATTAAAAATATTGAAAAGCTGCCCGTTCTTTTCGGGGAACGGGACGTAATGAAAACCATCCAGCTTTTACCGGGAATCAAAAGCAACGGCGAAGGCAACAGCGGATTCAGCGTGCGTGGCGGCGCTACGGACCAGAACCTTATCCTGCTGGATGAAGCCACCGTATACAATGCTTCACACCTGCTCGGATTTTTCAGCACCTTCAACAGCGATGCACTGAAAGATGCCAGCATCATCAAAGGAAACAGTCCGGCCCAGTACGGCGGAAGGCTTTCTTCGGTACTGGATGTAAAAATGAAAGACGGAAACAACAAAGCCTATAACGTCAACGGAGGCATCGGAATTATCAGCAGCAGGTTAAGTGTTGAGGGACCGATTCAAAAAGAAAAGTCCTCCTTTATCATATCGGGAAGAAGGACCTACGCCGATCTTTTCCTGAAAGCAACTGATGATTTCAAAGACAATAAACTGTACTTCTACGATCTGAATTTAAAAGCCAATTACCAAGTGAATGAGAACAACCGCCTTTATTTATCCGGATACTTCGGGCGCGATGTGCTGGGATTGGGAAACACTTTCGCTTCGGATTGGGGAAACACAACCGCTACCCTGCGCTGGAACAGCATTATCAGCAGCAAGCTGTTTTCCAATACATCTCTTATTTACAGCAATTACAACTACAATTTCAGCGTAAGCAGCAATAACAATACGTTCGGGCTTTCTTCCCAAATCGAAGACTGGAACCTGAAGCAGGATTTTACCTGGTTTGCCGGCAACAGGCATTCGGTAAAATTCGGGCTTCAGTCTATTTACCATACCCTTACCCCAAGCAGCGCTTCAGGAACCAGTGTAAGCAGCTATCCGAGAAATCCAAGATACTCCTGGGAAAATGCCGTTTATATCAATGATGATTTTAAAGCCACTGAAAAGCTGACGATCAATTACGGACTGAGGCTTTCGATGTTCAGTGTTTTGGGAGGAGATACCTATAACCTCTATGAAAACGGAATCTTTATGGGTGCAAAATTTCTGGCTAAAGGAAAATTCGGAAAAACATATATTAATGCCGAACCCAGAATTACGGCCAATTACCGGTTGAATGAAGTCAGCAGCATCAAGGGAGGCTATTCCCGGAATACGCAGAACCTGCATCTTCTAAGCAACAGCGGAAGCGGAAACCCTACGGATCAGTGGATCGGAACCAGCTATACCGTAAAGCCGGAAATAGCAGATCAGGTAAGCGTCGGGTACAGCCGGAATTTCTACAATAACAATTATGAGCTGAATGCGGAAGTCTATTACAAATCGATGCAGAACCAGATCGACTATAAGAACGGAGCACAGATCACGTTTGATACCGCGGCTGATGTGGAAAGCGAGCTGCTGTTCGGAAAAGGCAGAGCCTACGGTCTGGAACTGATTGCCAAGAAGAAAAGCGGAAAGCTCACCGGCTGGATTTCCTATACGCTGTCGAAAACCGAAAGAAAAATAGATGGGATCAACGATAATCGATGGTACAATGCACGGATAGATAAGACCCACGACCTGGCTGTGGTGGCAACTTACCAGCTAAATCCCAAATGGTCTTTCTCAGGATTGTTTGTCTACAGTACAGGCAATGCAGTAACTTTTCCCACGGGGAAATACGAGCTTAACGGCCAGTCGATCCTACAGTTCAGCAGCAGGAACGCCGACCGGATGCCCGCCTATCACAGAATGGACCTGAATGCCACTTATGAACCCGGCGGCAATAAACGTTTTAAAGGCTCCTGGTCTTTCGGGGTCTATAACATTTACGGGCGTGAAAATGCCTACTCCATTGCTTTCAAGGATAATCCGGACAATCCGGGAACGTACCGCGCCGTACAGACCTCGCTGTTCCGCTGGGTTCCGAACATCACCTACAACTTTAAATTTTAA